In the Sesamum indicum cultivar Zhongzhi No. 13 unplaced genomic scaffold, S_indicum_v1.0 scaffold00462, whole genome shotgun sequence genome, one interval contains:
- the LOC105180255 gene encoding F-box/kelch-repeat protein At3g23880, which produces METRENSQLSIYDHNHPPRTTKTRRRIETPEAGSIPIFPEEIIVEILSRLPVRCLLKLRCVSKSWRSLISSNHFIRAHLAVSRKDTNFGRHRIISTVLLPCYSLKQCSLNSLLSGPVANAVDFDYPMKNPNNSVRIVGCCNGLVCIAINGRHFFLWNPSTRKHKKLPDADERIKRGLFITKYGFGFDECNDDYKVLGIFSGFCTAGRYETRVQVYSLRANSWKRIDVFEDGLPFDDTGKFVSGKLHWGRRVGFNARWEIVSFDLGSEVCRTVEQPRYIEGGFSPSLGVLGGCLCVLCDIPKTSVDVWILREYGKRDSWDKLVTVPYDLGDPWKGPYSTPLCRGAKGEILLVYGSSFIVYDPKDNAFHRPKITNFHTFLEADAYVESLVSLVPDAAPKIQNQKKHGSSMN; this is translated from the coding sequence GAAAACTCACAATTATCAATCTACGATCATAATCATCCGCCAAGAACTACCAAAACCCGTCGCCGTATCGAGACCCCGGAAGCTGGAAGCATCCCCATTTTCCCCGAAGAAATCATCGTAGAGATCCTGTCAAGACTCCCCGTCAGGTGCCTCTTGAAATTGAGGTGCGTTTCAAAATCATGGCGCTCGTTGATCTCCAGCAACCATTTCATCAGAGCCCATCTCGCAGTTTCAAGAAAAGACACGAATTTCGGCCGCCACAGGATCATTTCAACTGTTTTGCTGCCCTGTTACAGCCTAAAGCAATGTTCTTTGAACTCACTGCTGTCCGGGCCTGTGGCTAATGCAGTTGACTTCGATTATCCGATGAAAAATCCCAACAATTCAGTTAGGATTGTAGGCTGCTGTAATGGGCTTGTTTGCATAGCCATTAACGGGAGACATTTTTTCCTGTGGAACCCATCTACGAGAAAGCACAAGAAATTGCCTGATGCGGATGAAAGGATTAAGAGGGGTTTGTTCATTACCAAGTACGGGTTTGGTTTTGATGAGTGTAATGATGATTACAAGGTTTTGGGGATCTTTTCCGGGTTTTGCACTGCTGGTAGATATGAGACTAGGGTGCAAGTTTACAGCTTGAGGGCAAATTCTTGGAAAAGAATTGATGTCTTTGAGGATGGCCTTCCATTTGATGACACAGGGAAGTTTGTGAGTGGAAAGCTTCATTGGGGAAGGAGGGTTGGATTCAATGCTAGGTGGGAGATTGTCTCGTTCGATTTAGGAAGTGAGGTGTGCAGAACGGTAGAGCAGCCGAGGTACATTGAGGGCGGTTTCTCACCGTCATTGGGAGTTCTTGGTGGATGCCTGTGTGTGCTGTGTGATATTCCCAAAACTAGTGTGGATGTTTGGATTTTGAGGGAGTATGGAAAGAGAGATTCTTGGGATAAATTGGTGACTGTTCCTTATGATCTTGGTGATCCCTGGAAGGGGCCGTACTCGACTCCCTTGTGCAGAGGAGCAAAAGGTGAAATCTTGCTGGTCTATGGATCGAGTTTCATAGTGTATGATCCGAAGGACAATGCGTTTCATCGTCCCAAGATAACGAACTTTCATACTTTTCTTGAAGCTGATGCTTATGTTGAGAGTTTAGTCTCACTTGTCCCTGATGCTGCACCAAAGATTCAAAACCAGAAGAAACACGGGTCATCAATGAATTAA